Sequence from the Maribellus comscasis genome:
GTTCCTCTTCCTGCTTCTCAACTAAATCAAACTTTTCCGGCTTTTTCTTGGGCTGTAAAATTTGATTTGGATTGGTTACAAAACCAGTGGCAAGAATGGTTACGCTAACTTTATCTCCCAGCGATTCGTCATATCCATTTCCCCAAATAATATCTGCTTCCTTACCAGCCTTTTCCTGCAAGGTTTCAATTATGTCACCAATTTCGCCCATTTTAATTTCTTCCTTTCCCGAAATAATATTGAGCAATATATTTTTAGTACCATGAATGTCGTTGCTATCCAGCAAAGGCGATTCCAATGCCTGATTCACTGCTTCCATCGCCCGGCCTTCACCGGTGGCATAACCTGTTCCCATTATAAACACTTTGCTGTTGTGCATTACGGTATGAACATCGGTATAATCAATATTTACATTACCATGAACCGTAATAATTTCGGCAACACCTTTTACTGCCGTAGTTACAATATTATCGGCCATTTTAAATGCCTGCCGGGCAGGTAAATCTCCAAATATATTCTGAAGTCGCTGGTTGCTTACTACCAGCATACTATCGACAAATTCTCCCAGTTTCTCAATTCCCTTCATAGCCTGACCAAAACGTTTCTTTCCTTCTGCCGGAGAAGGAATTGTAACTACCGCTATCGTAAGAATTTTAAGTTCCCGCGCCAGTTTGGCAATCACCGGAGCTGCCCCAGTACCGGTTCCTCCGCCCATTCCGGCTGTGATAAACAACATTTTGGTGTTATCTTCCAAAACTTTTTTTAGATCCTCATAATTTTCACGTGCTGCCTCCTCGCCCATTTCGGGTTTGTTACCTGCTCCGCGGCCCTCGGTAAGTGTAACACCAAGCTGAATCTTCACAGGAACAGGACTCTGTTCCAACGCCTGCGAATCAGTATTACATATGATG
This genomic interval carries:
- the ftsZ gene encoding cell division protein FtsZ translates to MTEELVNFKLPKASSSIIKVIGVGGGGCNAVNHMFEEGITGVDYIICNTDSQALEQSPVPVKIQLGVTLTEGRGAGNKPEMGEEAARENYEDLKKVLEDNTKMLFITAGMGGGTGTGAAPVIAKLARELKILTIAVVTIPSPAEGKKRFGQAMKGIEKLGEFVDSMLVVSNQRLQNIFGDLPARQAFKMADNIVTTAVKGVAEIITVHGNVNIDYTDVHTVMHNSKVFIMGTGYATGEGRAMEAVNQALESPLLDSNDIHGTKNILLNIISGKEEIKMGEIGDIIETLQEKAGKEADIIWGNGYDESLGDKVSVTILATGFVTNPNQILQPKKKPEKFDLVEKQEEEPVLEEQKKEEEFVSERKKENKIVFEPENKDDEKEEELKEKVYIKPKKEATEKSIFGRKKKKEPKKKVKKDEPVAEPSIDNWFYKNFGLGKLFEDEDQSMDE